Proteins encoded by one window of Canis lupus dingo isolate Sandy chromosome 10, ASM325472v2, whole genome shotgun sequence:
- the ODF3B gene encoding outer dense fiber protein 3B — protein MGSDVWVGPWRPHRPRGPIAALYRGPGPKYLLPPNTGYTLHDPSRPRAPAFSFGARLPPPRTFCGPGPGHLVPARMTVRGPDGSPAYSIHGRPRPAAPLLTPGPGRYFPERAGNATYPSAPRHSIAPRNWGAHAEQQTPGPATYTVPSLLGPRVVGKVSAPTYSICGRSAVGSFCEDLSKTPGPCAYHVVSPAIYKARAPQFSMLARTSPPRDNSLNPGPAAYSVDQHRKPRGWSFGIRHSDYLARVLTDADD, from the exons atGGGCTCCGACGTGTGGGTCGGCCCCTGGCGGCCGCACCGGCCCCGCGGCCCCATCGCAGCGCTCTACCGAGGCCCGGGCCCCAAATACCTGCTGCCCCCGAACACCG GCTACACCCTGCACGACCCgtcgcggccccgcgccccggccttCTCCTTCGGCGCGCGCCTCCCCCCGCCGCGGACGTTttgcggccccggccccggccacCTGGTTCCCGCTCGCATGACCGTGCGCGGCCCCGACGGCAGCCCCGCCTACTCCATCCacggccgcccgcgccccgcggcgcCCCTCCTCACTCCCGGACCGG GCAGGTACTTCCCCGAGCGAGCTGGGAACGCGACGTACCCCAGTGCGCCTCGGCACAGCATCGCGCCCCGCAACTGGGGCGCCCACGCGGAGCAGCAGACCCCAG gccccgcgACCTACACGGTGCCCTCGCTCCTGGGCCCGCGCGTCGTCGGTAAAGTCTCGGCCCCCACTTACTCCATCTGCGGCCGCAGCGCAGTGGGCAGCTTCTGCGAGGACCTCAGCAAG ACCCCGGGCCCCTGCGCCTACCACGTGGTGAGCCCCGCGATCTACAAGGCCCGGGCCCCCCAGTTCTCCATGCTGGCGCGGACCTCGCCCCCCCGGGACAACAGCCTGAATCCGGGGCCTGCGGCCTACAGCGTGGACCAG CACCGGAAGCCCCGCGGCTGGAGCTTCGGAATCCGGCACTCGGACTACCTGGCCCGGGTCCTGACCGACGCGGACGACTGA
- the LOC112665451 gene encoding protein SCO2 homolog, mitochondrial: MLLLAWAPKPWHRLAHLKPSALRWTPGGRALHVSYGLLSMQGPEGTGRPSRPQGPGLRTRLLVTALFGAGLGGAWLAARKEKEQRQQQRRTEALRQAAVGQGDFSLLDHRGHTRCKADFRGQWVLLYFGFTHCPDICPDELEKLVQVVRDLEAEPGLPPVQPVFITVDPERDTVAAMARYVQDFHPRLLGLTGSAEQVAQVSRSYRVYYRAGPKDEDQDYIVDHSIAIYLLSPDGLFTDYYGRAASAQQIADSVRRHMAAFRSILH; this comes from the coding sequence ATGCTGCTGCTGGCGTGGGCACCCAAGCCTTGGCACAGGCTAGCACATCTCAAGCCATCAGCCCTCCGATGGACCCCAGGAGGCAGGGCCCTCCACGTGAGCTACGGGCTCCTGTCCATGCAGGGCCCTGAAGGGACAGGCAGGCCGAgcaggccccagggccctgggcttcGGACCAGGCTGTTGGTCACCGCCCTGtttggggctgggctgggcggggcctggctggctgcaaggaaggagaaggagcagaggcagcagcaaCGAAGGACAGAGGCCCTGCGCCAGGCGGCGGTGGGCCAGGGGGACTTCAGTCTGCTGGACCACCGCGGACACACACGCTGCAAGGCCGACTTCCGGGGCCAGTGGGTGCTCCTGTACTTTGGGTTCACTCACTGCCCCGACATCTGCCCCGATGAGCTGGAGAAGCTGGTGCAGGTGGTCCGAGACCTGGAGGCCGAGCCTGGCCTGCCCCCAGTGCAGCCGGTCTTCATCACTGTGGACCCCGAGCGGGACACCGTCGCAGCCATGGCCCGCTACGTCCAGGACTTCCACCCGCGGCTGCTGGGCCTGACCGGGTCTGCTGAGCAAGTAGCCCAGGTGAGCCGCAGCTACCGCGTGTACTACCGTGCCGGCCCCAAGGACGAGGACCAGGACTATATCGTGGACCACTCCATTGCCATCTACCTGCTCAGCCCTGATGGCCTCTTCACCGACTACTACGGCCGCGCCGCGTCTGCACAGCAGATCGCCGACAGCGTGCGGCGCCACATGGCTGCCTTCCGCAGCATCCTGCACTGA